The genomic segment ttttatttatattgtaaaatcgcacggattgaaattctttttatttatattgtaatttttatataaaatataatttatgtgaatgtttttaaaaaaaattttggataaaacattatgcaataaaatcatatgctaaatatgatggcttgaaaaaaaaaagtattttgtaagttatatattcttaatgattctagataagtaccgtGCTATAatatggttaaattttattttatacaaaattttattttatacaaatttttgtatattttataatttaagataaaattttaatatgttgtattagtttatgtatgtgaagttatttcaataatgtatattctacatcatgacttgaatgtcattataagatataattttgtaaatttggtttttaaaaaagcaagttattatattatgagtaatttaatatatcttatactttgtgttttaatatacttggtttcttgaaattatttcatattatagtgacatattattgaccattgctataacaaatcaaattagagcgTTTATAGTTTCTAgctttttgatatattaaatatttatgatattcttcaaaatatcaagtttcaatattttaaaaatatttcaaaataaattatttaaagtttagtatattatataaatataaaattcaaccaaaaaaatatgaaattgaatttaaaatattcaaattttgacccgttaatcagtaaattttttaattcaatagatattatttttaaagaataatattactaaaacttgaatattttatagattgaacagtttatatttctttttttaaattcaacttattgtatatccggaaataaaactactTTTTAACTatcataaataatatgataatttatttatttcacaaaatagactcatatataaagaTGAGAGTTGAAGTATaagataattaacaaattaatatggtaagttaaatatcaaaaaaaattatttgatgaataatttaataaagaaaattaatatgataagttagatgatatcaaatgattctttgggatattcttaagtgtattcatataacCCACGAATTGACCAAttatctataaatcttttttatgtaaccaacctatatttaatctataacctattttgtaacgaACCTATgaatattatatagtctacaaaaaaatgttgtgtacttccgtaatattatataggagattttTTAACATGTTTGGTGAAGGTTTTCTAATAGGTTTTCTCATAAAATGTATATCATGCCGGATCATTCCatatttatttgaattaatGGGCCATAATTGGGCCAATGTTGTCCTAAAAAGCCTCTTATGTATAAGTACTTTTTGTATTACAATTATCtgattataaaattaagaaagaGAAAGTATTTTATCTCTCAGTAAAAGCTTGGAATGATGCTaggtatgattttattttgtagtataATCGGAAATCACTCTTAATATGcggaagagtgattaatttttgagattttgttacttatatatggttaattaaatattatttgcagattttattttattctttcgaatatacattttaagaggatctttaatcaaaatttaactaattgtTACAACCATATATGATATAACCTATAatctatcaaataatcaaataattaatcttataacccatattatatagtctacaaaaaaatgttgggtacttccgttttattatgtAGGGGATTAactttttatcttgttttgagtttttttaataatgttatatgtattattatttcatatctTCACCAGGTTTCTGCACTTGATTGATTATCACAGAAAAATTTAATACtctaacatttaaaaaatatatatgtaagaatGAATCGTATATAggaaaataaacttaaaattaaatatcatattaGGTCATGAATAaactcctttttattttattaagcaCAAACCTTTAATTCGTATTACATAAGTTTCACAACAATAAACACTCGTAATGACATGATTTAGTTTGTAAACTTGGCCTCAAGGTCCTTAACAACATTGACATCTAACTTAAACGCCTGAGCCAGAATCTCTGGATTAATTGGTGGCGTCGACCCAAACACAGTATCAGCGATCGTGATAACACCAGCGTTCTGACTACTTAGCCCAGCAAAGGCCACTGCAGGGGTCTTCCCCATATTCACTTGGAAATGGATCATTCCTATGGGGAACACGAACACGTCGCCTGGGTGCAACATTTTGGCAAATAGACGGTTATTGTCTTGATTGGAAGAGACAAAACCGACATACAATGTTCCCTCGAGAAGAATAAGGATCTCAGTAGCACGAGGGTGTGTGTGAGGCGGGTTCTGTCCATATGGCGCATAGTCTATGCGGATATTCCCATGGTGTTTAGCCCTGGAATCTGATCGACATTGGCTGTTGTCACGTTGGATTTGACATCATATATTATCAGTATTACCTGCCTCGTTGAGGCCCGAAAAGAAGAAAGTTTCTGCTTTGGCTTGCTTCGGATCCTTACAGAACTTACCATTCACAAAAACTGCAAATAGAAATATTGATTTGGAaagcatatattaaaaatgaaaaatttaatcatAATAAAGGAGGATAATAATAATCAGCAGAGTTATTATACGTACGCACCACCATTTTTGGGATCATCAATGGCTACACAGAAGTCTTGGAGTGGACTTGGATCGTAAGCTTTGGCAAAGGAAATGACCAAAGCAGATAAGGTAATCACGATGAGACACTTGGAAACCATCATGGTTTTAAATAACGAGTTCTGCTAATGTTTTCTAACgatctttaatatatatgtgtgtgtgtggtgttGTGAAAGCATTTGAGGTCAATATTTATAAGGCAAAAGCGCATGTCATATTTGACGTAGTCCGACGTAATTCTATACATTTGTAAGTCGCATGTTACAAAGTGGCAGTCGAAAAACGTTTAACAAGTCTATCTATAActtaatctttctttctttttaaaagaaaaaaaattagatttgcATGCACGACTATTATTTACACAGTCCCACAACTTCTAGATTCAAGTCTTTTAGAATATCTGTACGAGTATGGACCTGGTCAGTGGTCACTCATCTCACTTTCGTATGGAATGGGTCTATTATATAGCACTTAGTTTCGTTTGCGATTTATGTGGTTCCTCatcttatatataaagatacTTGTGATGTTTTGTCCTTTCCCATATTCATCGTTTACAAGAAGAGCTTCAATGCTCCATATAAATATCCAGAATGTCGTCGTATAGTCCTGCTTTGTTCAAGCGACAAGCATCGTCTATGCCATCTGAATTCTTAACGGTTAACGTTTTCACTTATGTCAACTTTTATTGCTTACATCTTATCAAGTATATATGTATCAACAAATATGTTCTCAACCGTTTGAGAACAGTCTCTGCCACTATTACCAATTCTTTAACTTAACCCAGGACGCTGTCTTCATCATTAGAACTCGAGCTTTCCACTACACCACCCATTATAGTGCTGCTCTCAACGGTTGATGTAGGAGTTACAGAGGTAGCAACGCTAACAGCCGGTTTCCGGTTAATGGTTGTTGCACTGGAAGCAACAAGTCCTTGTTCCTCCTTGGTTTCTCGAGCTGCTCTTTCCTTGGCTTTCTTGGCTCTTTCAAGAACCTCTTCCTGTAATTGAAACGAGTTAACTCCAAACCGAATCACACAGTAACGAAAAGATCAATCAATCAAGACCTTTTTCGTGTACAATAGTTTACCCTTTCGAATACATATCATCACACTTAAATAGTCATCTCGCAAAGTAATGACTGTGTGTTCAAATGACAGTTCTACAAAGCTCACACAAACCTTCTCAGCTAAGTAATTAACTAACTTGTTTGAGTATCTTCTCTAGTTCTATGGTGAACAGAGTTTCCAAACCTAACACAATGCTTTCATTCATTACAAGATTcactgataaaaataaaaacaagaggaAGAGCTGAAAAATAAACCTGAATCTCTTGAACTTTCTTCTGTTGCTCAGCTTGAAACTTTCCAATAGTACCCAAAACTTCTCCAACAGTAGACTCAATTCTCTCATTGATAACCTCAGCTAATGCTTTCCCCAAAAAGAAGGCATCTAACACACTTTTGTTCTCATTTTCACCTgcgcaaaaataaaaaaaccaattttttgttttatcaaaattctcaaaacaaaaccccCAAAAATAAGAATCCATTTACtcaatcaaatgaaaaaaatgatgataaaccctaaaaaaaaaattaaaaaaaataaaatcaatgcgcaatttttgtttttaatactcaagaaacaaagagattaGCACATGGATCTGTACCTCCGGTGCCTTTGCTGGAGCAATTGCACTGTAAACTAGCAGTTCTTGTGCGAGGCGTCACACCTAATCTTAACCGGCGAACCTCAAAATTGGAACGAGAATTGCGGAGAATGAAGCGATGACGAGACGGTTGGTTATAGACATTTGAAAGAGAGAATGAGGAAGAACAAGGAATCGTGAAGctactcatctctctctctctctctctctcaaaccgTCTCAGGAAGATGAACACGGGTTTCGGGTTTTTGACCAGTCGATACGGATTCGAAGTATTGGGCCTTCAAGGCCCAACGAAACCTCTGTGAATCAAATGGATGATATTCCCGTTAGCCTTTAAActcataatttaaataatctaaaaataataaaacttagtatttgtttttaatttcaacTAAAAGgtaatattttatcattttttcataactattttttcattaattactATATTCTAATACTCAAATTGTTGGAGGAAAAgcattttgatttgattgatgaaaTATCAATTTGTGTATCGTGTTATAAAACTGTAGTTCCCCACTTACGAATAGGCATAGCTATAGCCATTTCTTTGAGAAATGAGCTTTCTAATAGGCATTTTCTTTAGTTATCAACTAGGATAGTACCCGTGTTACTCCGCGggttatttttctaatttttttattatatatatttttatatttaatttttgtatgttgtttgtaattttagtCTGTTAGATTTCTCATCACAGCTCATATAACCTATGGACaatcattataaatttaatattttccaaaTAGACCAACATGTATAGGCAGACATTTAACATCCCCTTCTCATAAAGCTAAGGAGTACAAATCCCTATTTAAAGTACCTCAGACTTGCTAATGCCCTTATAAGATAATACTCATAATACATTCAAGATCATAGTTCAGTCTTTGATGAAAAATTAATTCACTATCCATCATTTTACGCTGCAGGATactttttataactatttttaaatatatttaattattgaaaatatgattttttttttcttagaattggattaattgtaaaaactatagtttatacaatgagaagataaaaaaatgcactaataaatataaatggaaAAATCTCAAAGTCAAGTCTAGGATGGCTTATAAATGTTTACAATTAAATCgagtaaaattaattatataaataacctAACTAACTCTAATTTGAATATGCAGCTTTTGTTAGCATGGGATTGTTGCATTTGTCAAAAAATCATATGCAGCTCTTTAACAAAGCaattcaaaatcttattatagcCCGAGAAGTGATATTAATGTACCTCAAATAAACTTTATCATGGGAAGAGAACAATGTGCATTCTCAAAACTCATGTTAACATGACAAAGCCAAAAtcattttcaagaaaattaatttaaaaaaaaaactttagctgtagaaattaataaaaaatatatatataaaaaataattctcATGATTTAAATGACCAACTAAATCCACAGCAGTCGTCTAATGCAATATTATGCAAGTTAAGCAATAATTAGGAACAAAACTGATACTAAATTGACTCTAAGAACACTAAGAGCACCTCCATTGGTGGAGTAttaacaaaattgtttaaaacatttttaattgttaattttgaatttacGTGAATTAACAActtcttaaaaaactttttattttt from the Camelina sativa cultivar DH55 chromosome 12, Cs, whole genome shotgun sequence genome contains:
- the LOC104732454 gene encoding uncharacterized protein At4g13200, chloroplastic translates to MSSFTIPCSSSFSLSNVYNQPSRHRFILRNSRSNFEVRRLRLGVTPRTRTASLQCNCSSKGTGGENENKSVLDAFFLGKALAEVINERIESTVGEVLGTIGKFQAEQQKKVQEIQEEVLERAKKAKERAARETKEEQGLVASSATTINRKPAVSVATSVTPTSTVESSTIMGGVVESSSSNDEDSVLG